The Aspergillus oryzae RIB40 DNA, chromosome 5 genome segment TAACTCTAGGCTGTACTTAACGATGATATAAATCCTTAGTTGCTTATTTTCCATCTCTGTGAAACCCGAGAATACAAGGTTTTGACGAACTTTCGAGGGTTGGATGTGTTTTTGTCTTCTGAAACTAAAACTTCTTTTAGAGGAATATTCTTCATTTGGATTTTTTCGTATGACTTATTTTCTattcaaaaacaaaacagaaacaaatTGAAGCTTTCTACTCGATTCAGTAGTAGAAGTTCAAGACCTAAACCCCACGGAACGATCCATTCCTTGAGGACAATTTGCTTTCGTTGAAGACCATGATCGTGATCGTAAGGTACGTTAACTCAATATTGGATGGCATATcggagattgaggaggaagaccggGAAAACGATCAGAGCATGCCAATCGTTTTACTCATCACTCAGACTGACTTAAGCAGACAGCAAAGACACCACCGTACTCCACAAAGAATCATAGGCTAGATACGTGTCAAGGTTGCTCATATATGTATGACTGGAGATACTGCGCAGCTGCGTAATCAACGTCGATAGGTCGGCATCGGACGGGATACCGTAAACCATGGTAGCGAAACGACCCAGATCCAGTCCCTTGACCTTCTCGAATTCGTTGGCCGAGTATGCGGACTGGAACTCGCTGTATGCAGACTCGAAAATGACAGTAGAGTCGGGGATATCAAGGTAGGCTTCGTCGGGGACTGCGCCGGGGTTTGTGACGATCTATATCGGTCAGTGATTTAGTTTACTACCATGGAAGGGCTTAACGTACGTAGTTGTCTGGTCCAAGTCCGTCACTACTCCTGATGGTCGAAGCCAGGTTCTTATAGTAAGTGACGGTATCGGCGTTGTAATCCGCGACAGCCTCGTCGAGGAAGATGCCATGCACGGCGAAGGAGGATTTTCCACTGGTTGATGGCCATGCGGCGTAGGTCTGGATATCCTTTTCGACTTCGGAGATGTCTCGAGTTCCTTTCTGAGTGCTCACATAGCCGAGGACCAGTGCATTACTGTAGGATGCAAGTCTGGGGACTGCGGTGAGGAAGTTCGCATCGGAGGCAGTGTTTGAGCCAGGGCCATTATCTggattgatgatgacggtgaATTGGACATCGGAATTGGCAACGATCCTATTCGGTCAGTTAACCTGATATCGGCTATTCTGAGATAGACTTACAGTTCTTCCAAGGGTGTCCACGCGCCGGTTGATGGATATAGATAGTACGGGATGATgacctttgcctttgaagtGCTATTGCCTGACGAagaggcagaggcagaggTAGAGACAGAGGTAGATTCAGACACAGACGTAGACGTAGACGTAGATGTAGACGTAGAGGAAACGGCGACGACACTGGTAAaggtggagctggagctggagctggaaatATCCACAGTAGTATAGGAAGCAGGAACAACCGTGGGAGTAATGACGTTCAGCTCCGTTGAGCTGGCATCGATGGTTTCAGTTACAGTCACAGTCGTTGTGGCAGTTGGAGCGCCGGTTCCACAGGCGCTGACTGGTGGAGCAGAATCATAGACGCCTCCAGGGCTATGTTGGCTATGTCGGTGACGATAAGGAATATGCGCAGCATACGCCCGCTGGGACAAAAGCGACATGCAACCCAATGCACCCACAAGGATAGTCGAGGGATTGTTGAAGAGCATATTGAGAAGTGAATGATTCAAGAAGGAATGACTAGAGTtaatagaaaagaatgaaggaaCGAAGGAACGACTGATTGTCTATCGAAGAAATCAACGCTTGCCAGAAGCTGTCAGATAGAAGTTCAGGAAAAAAATCATAACTTATAAGCATGCAAAGAGAACCCGATTCATTCAAATCTAACTAGTTAAGCGAATCGATCCGGCCTTTCCTGATGCAGAAAACATGATACAATTTGTGATCCTGAGTCCCACTTTTTATATTATCCCAGATCAAGTCAATTTAAGATCGATACACAACTTCGAACAGATATTAATATATGAATGTCATTCACTAGAATTGAACCTTCCAAGAAAGATAGTAGTTTCGTTATATTTGCAGTTTTATAACCCGCTTAATCTAAGCCTAATATGTAGAAGAAATGTATCCGTACTAAGTTGTGTACTGATATTGAATTGACGTGATCGGACATTACAAAAGAAACTTGAAAGTGGTGGATGGATCACAAACTGTCCGAATTAGGAAAGGTTGGGTCGACTCGCTTAACTAGTCAGGTCCGGCTTATAGCGAATCACGGTAGTTCCCTTCAATACCGTGCGGATTTGCCGGGCTTCCATTAGTGCCTAGACCCAGATCCTTGATCCTCGATGGTGATTAAGGAGCCATCCAGGCTATGGCCAAGTCCACTCTCTGTGCGTCCAGCTGCTCCAGTCGCCAACCTGTTTCATGCCCTGCGCCAGACGTCCACCAGAGTTCTCGGGGCTTTTAGAACGAGTTAGCCACGGCGGGTATTTGAGATTGTGTTGGAACCAACCAGGATAGGAGTCTTTGGGCCTTCGCTACAGGCGCTAGGGCAGttgtatactccgtattacGCAGTAAAAGCCGAAACGGGGCGTTAAGTAGTAAGTACTGGTCTGTCCAAGTTCTCGGTTTGGCCTTTTTCAACTTTCAAGATATCCCTGTTTCATATATGTACTGTAATATCTTAGGTCATAACTCTATAATTTACCATCCACAATCTACTCTAAACTCATATTTCCTTCTTACATCTCAAGAATGAAAGGCGAAGATCACAATAGCACAGTAAATATCTCGGCACAAAACTGCAGATAGCCTACACTACACCTTAAGGACTAAAATAGAGGCTATATCTACTTACCAACCGGGTTTTGTACGTCGTTCGCATATTATTGGCGGCTGGGCCTTGCAGGGCAGACGAAGGGTTCCTTCCGTCCTCCTACTAGTAGAtggaattatatataatcagtTGCAGGTGTCACAAAACCACACTAAATACGAAGCGTACAATTAAACCGACAATATGACATATTCTGCTGAACCTCTGAACCACATATTTTGTATTTCCTCTATCTTGACCAAAAGCTTTTCTAACAAGGGAGGTCCTTATTATCTTGGAAGTCTGGGTCTAGTGGCTAAGAAGGAGTTTACGGCTGTGGAGTTTAAGCTTGTTGACGAGAAGCTTATGGGTTGGACGGGAAGCgttttcttgatcttggtttGAGTTTCTTAGGACCTGTTGAAGAGGGCTTGTTCGAAAGTTTCTGGACTATAATCGTGGCTTTAGTATTTCCTGGTCGTAAGACTGGTAGTGTATGGATTTACCTGTTTACAAAGTTCTGTTCTAGGAATGGTAAAGATAAATTGGCGTCATATCCTAGTTACAACGCGCAGATGAATCTATATCTGAGGTACTGTATATACTTGCCAACTCCTTCCAAGAATTTGCTCAGGGTTCAATTATAGCTTTTAGATGCATTGGTGGCGCCTACCGTTTTCTACACTCGCTAGATTGGTGTACGTTGCCTCTTATATCTTCTTCGGTTGGGGCGACTGGAATTGGATCAGACATTGAGGCCTCCAAGTACAGATGTAATGCGAGGCACTTATTATTGAGAGGCGAGGTTTTGGTTGAAGAATTGTCGTCTGACCTTTCAGGCCGTATTCCCGATTTGCGCAATTCCGCAGCAATGACCTATCTGTTCAGAAGCAGGATTTTGGGTATACCAAAGAAGTATGGCCAAAGTCGCGCTAGTcaccggtggtggtgagTTGGACTGAATGCCATAGTATGCATAAACTTGAGACCGTCTGTCTAATGTTA includes the following:
- a CDS encoding spherulation-specific family 4 protein (predicted protein) produces the protein MLFNNPSTILVGALGCMSLLSQRAYAAHIPYRHRHSQHSPGGVYDSAPPVSACGTGAPTATTTVTVTETIDASSTELNVITPTVVPASYTTVDISSSSSSSTFTSVVAVSSTSTSTSTSTSVSESTSVSTSASASSSGNSTSKAKVIIPYYLYPSTGAWTPLEELIVANSDVQFTVIINPDNGPGSNTASDANFLTAVPRLASYSNALVLGYVSTQKGTRDISEVEKDIQTYAAWPSTSGKSSFAVHGIFLDEAVADYNADTVTYYKNLASTIRSSDGLGPDNYIVTNPGAVPDEAYLDIPDSTVIFESAYSEFQSAYSANEFEKVKGLDLGRFATMVYGIPSDADLSTLITQLRSISSHTYMSNLDTYLAYDSLWSTVVSLLSA